A region of Solanum dulcamara chromosome 7, daSolDulc1.2, whole genome shotgun sequence DNA encodes the following proteins:
- the LOC129894273 gene encoding protein virilizer homolog isoform X1 — protein sequence MGRPEPYVLYSHTFHHPQLDEFVDEVLFADPVVVTSCEIVEQNAPSACLSLKLVGATSPPSFALEVFVHCEGETRFRRLSQPFLYSHSSSNVLEVEAIVTNHLVVRGSYRSLTLVVYGNTIEDLGQFNIDVDLDGSLANTVSVVEGDLEDLPPALRPNNLSTEQTLSSLKSLSLKSIPQAISLELRQLLQLILRMLESPKFGLMKNKVLTSLLSVASIYATPCFPSITTMHEQLGLDKLVYNQEIQLAIAEAKNELLEMHNSFIFQPGDHSTEFVTDAMLIESEIETAAPKQLLDSLSHYFKFGSSPDAAAHREVSKSENMVLCLTLALLVSSARESCYHFVNCGGMEQLGYAFSSSLRNSNALKLLHLGVIEQATRHSVGCEGFLGWWPREDENIPSGTSERYNQLLKLLLHNQRHDVASLATYILHRLRFYEVSSRYECSILSVLGGLSGSGQATSATVDILANAKLQLKNLLKLINSSGPIEDPSPVACASRSLVLGDGGQLSCNSTSNLITRSSCCFSSNDMDQHLLSLLKERGFLPLSAALLSSCALWSDTACTVDLFVDIVLYFEAIVLSLLSTRSGLIFLGRDPEVATTIIQALRGADNWKKEESISLRHASVLISKGFFCHPHDVALIIEMHLKAINAIDRLVTSSPDSEDLLWTVWQLCGLARSDCGRQALLALVHFPEALSALIAILHSVRELDPVSPNSGAPPLNLAIFHSTAEIFEVIVSDSSASSLGSWIGHAKELHRVLHSSSPGSSKKDAPARLLDWIDASVVYHRSGAIGLLRYTAILASGGDAHMASTSVLASDGMDVDNVIGDSSYTDGNIIENMLGKRITEKDFPGVVLRDSSIVQLTTAFRILAFISDNSTVTAALYDEGAVMVIHAVLINCRLMLERSSNIYDYLVDEGTECNSTSDLLLERNREQTLLDLLIPCLVLLINLLQKLKEAKEQHRNTKLVNALLQLHREVSPKLAACAADVSYPYPSFALGFQAACDLLVSALACWPVYGWTPGLFHFLLDSLHATSVLALGPKEICSLLCILNDLFAEEGVWLWENGTPTLSVLRTLALRTLLGPKKEKEINWFLQIGLREKLLGQLKPHLGKIAQIILCCSTSTLVVIQDMLRVFIIRIACICGENASLLLRPMVLWIGDHLSEKLSLSDLDAYKVQRLLSFLSLLLEHPHGKRLFLKEGGLQMLIKVLEMCLAVASSDAKQVALKGFSLISWCVPVFNSIPLLSECKASLQTPGIVERHVPEDMTAEENCLLLSLLLKFCKVLPAGKELLSCLLALRLLWSSAKGKDALLSLCLHVQSSSIEEQELEKQFENGLSHDFTRDWKKHPPLLFCWETLLKTPASKDDLPTYTVQGIGILSSAALSFCMDRESMNMERVAAIKYLFGFENDNVAMDGLVEESIESVEELVNLLKSSDSSFLPVLDKISLDQIKESARSLMLLLHKPTGTVKADDIMSNIHFPSATGTPYSSKIHTIVDGGTERIEDYDLNEFGDKFSWECPENLRDSLTQTSLTSKRKISSMDGPNRRARGDSASAENAIPGAFSRGSVPTIVPSGPTRRDTFRQRKPNTSRPPSMHVDDYVARERTADGSNNPNVIAVPRIGSTSGRPPSIHVDEFMARQRERQNPPGIMVTDSAAAQEKAAIPENKTDAEKSSKSRPLKSDPDDDLQGIDIVFDAEESEPDDKLPFPQPDDNLHQPASVVVEQNSPRSIVEETESELNGTSQFSQLGTPVASNADENAQSEFSSRMSVSRPELPLAREPSISSDRKFNDQYENMKNFPPKTSAVFASLAAAVSSGVGVSSFTKASPSSVQAAVDSRMPPNFYSRPTGQQSGVTPPNVGSQGYFDPKMQPPLPPTPPPATMSSLLSQSADRIVSQSSPFVSSMIDVQPHLPPGFHVQAEYLSAGASAPVTSSPLPDTKFGRTSLSSPGGSVRPLPPLPPTPPPYTISLSNLSSLKNPTSQTPIYNQSVGTNELQQISLAYSSDVRPGNISASGPILTTYPPPPLAPPLLFNRHGSVPVSFYGSSSAPYHNEKLPSISQHLPAIHSIPSVTQLQPLQPPQLPRPPQHLRPLVPASPQSEQSVPLLQSPLQMQMQSPQMLHQPQVSPAHVYYQTQQQEIVSHSLQQQQIEHSLSQVPQQQGNVVTQQQDSGMSLQDFFRSPEAIQSLLSDRDKLCQLLEQHPKLMQMLQERLGHL from the exons ATGGGTCGACCGGAACCCTATGTTCTCTATTCCCACACTTTCCACCACCCTCAACTCGATGAGTTTGTAGACGAG GTGTTATTTGCAGACCCGGTTGTTGTCACTTCTTGCGAGATTGTTGAACAGAATGCCCCTTCCGCGTGTCTTTCGCTGAAGCTTGTGGG GGCCACTTCACCACCCTCATTTGCTTTGGAAGTTTTTGTCCATTGCGAGGGAGAGACAAGGTTTAGGCGTCTAAGTCAGCCTTTCCTGTATTCCCATTCTTCATCAAATGTGCTTGAAGTTGAG GCAATTGTTACCAATCATTTGGTTGTACGAGGCAGCTATCGAAGCCTTACCTTGGTTGTGTATGGAAACACCATCGAAGATCTTGGCCAATTCAATATAGATGTTGATTTAGATGGCTCTTTGGCTAATACTGTTAGTGTTGTTGAGGGAGACCTTGAAGACCTCCCACCTGCATTGCGTCCAAATAATCTGTCTACTGAGCAAACATTGTCTTCTTTGAAATCATTATCTTTGAAAAGTATTCCTCAGGCCATTTCTCTCGAGCTCAGGCAGTTATTGCAACTTATTCTTAGAATGTTGGAATCACCAAAATTTGGACTCATGAAAAATAAGGTTCTTACTTCCTTATTATCAGTGGCCTCAATCTATGCAACTCCTTGCTTTCCTTCTATAACTACAATGCACGAGCAACTTGGGCTGGATAAGTTGGTTTATAATCAAGAAATTCAACTTGCAATTGCTGAAGCCAAAAATGAGCTTTTGGAGATGCATAATAGCTTTATTTTTCAACCTGGCGACCATTCTACTGAATTTGTAACAGATGCTATGTTAATAGAATCTGAGATTGAGACTGCTGCTCCAAAGCAACTGCTGGACTCCTTAAGCCACTACTTCAAATTTGGTAGTAGTCCTGATGCTGCTGCTCATCGTGAGGTTTCAAAG AGTGAGAACATGGTTCTCTGTTTGACTCTGGCTCTTTTAGTGTCATCTGCAAGAGAAAGCTGCTATCATTTTGTCAACTGTGGTGGCATGGAGCAGCTTGGTTATGCTTTTTCTAGTAGCTTGCGGAACTCTAATGCTCTCAAATTGCTGCACCTTGGAGTTATTGAACAGGCAACTCGTCATTCAGTTGGTTGCGAAGGTTTCCTTGGATGGTGGCCTCGTGAGGATGAAAATATACCTTCTGGTACTAGTGAGAGATATAATCAATTGTTGAAGTTATTATTGCACAATCAGCGGCATGATGTAGCCTCTCTTGCCACTTATATACTTCATCGTTTGCGGTTTTATGAAGTCTCTTCCAGATATGAG TGTTCCATATTGTCTGTCCTGGGAGGTCTTTCTGGCTCTGGTCAGGCTACAAGTGCAACAGTGGATATCCTTGCCAATGCTAAACTTCAACTCAAGAACCTTTTG AAATTAATAAATTCCTCTGGCCCAATTGAAGATCCTTCTCCGGTAGCGTGTGCAAGTAGATCTTTGGTTCTTGGTGATGGTGGACAATTATCATGTAATTCTACCAGTAACTTGATTACTCGATCAAGTTGTTGCTTTTCTAGCAATGACATGGATCAACATTTGCTTTCCCTTCTGAAG GAGAGGGGTTTTCTCCCTTTGTCTGCAGCTCTATTGTCATCTTGTGCTTTATGGTCTGACACAGCTTGCACGGTGGACTTGTTTGTGGATATTGTATTGTACTTTGAGGCCattgttctttctcttctttctacTCGCTCAG GGTTGATATTTCTTGGTCGCGACCCTGAAGTTGCCACTACAATAATTCAGGCCTTAAGGGGTGCTGATAATTGGAAAAAGGAAGAGTCCATTTCCCTTCGACATGCATCTGTCCTAATATCCAAGGGTTTCTTTTGTCATCCACATGATGTTGCACTGATCATTGAGATGCATTTGAAGGCA ATCAATGCCATAGATCGTTTAGTGACGTCAAGTCCAGACTCTGAAGATTTGTTGTGGACAGTATGGCAGCTCTGTGGTCTTGCCAG ATCTGATTGTGGACGCCAAGCTTTGTTGGCTCTGGTTCATTTCCCCGAG GCTCTTTCAGCTTTAATTGCGATACTACACTCAGTCAGGGAATTGGATCCAGTTTCCCCAAATAGTG GAGCTCCACCTTTGAACCTTGCTATCTTCCACTCTACGGCTGAAATTTTTGAGGTCATTGTTTCGGACTCAAGTGCATCTTCTCTGGGGTCTTGGATTGGACATGCTAAAGAACTTCATAGAGTCTTACATTCATCCTCCCCAGGATCCAGCAAAAAAGATGCTCCTGCGAGGCTTTTGGATTGGATTGATGCTAGTGTGGTGTACCATAGGAGTGGAGCAATTGGTCTTTTACGCTATACTGCTATTTTAGCTTCTGGAGGTGATGCTCACATGGCCTCAACAAGTGTTTTGGCATCTGATGGCATGGATGTTGATAATGTCATTGGGGATTCTTCCTACACTGATGGTAATATCATAGAGAATATGCTTGGGAAACGCATCACTGAGAAGGATTTTCCTGGTGTTGTTCTTCGTGACTCATCTATTGTTCAGCTGACAACAGCATTTCGAATTTTGGCGTTTATTTCTGATAATTCG ACTGTCACTGCTGCTCTTTATGATGAAGGCGCTGTCATGGTTATCCATGCAGTTTTGATCAACTGCAGGCTCATGCTTGAGAGGTCCTCAAACATATATG ATTACCTAGTTGATGAGGGTACAGAATGTAATTCAACTTCAGATTTATTACTGGAACGTAATCGTGAACAGACCCTCCTTGATTTACTAATTCCTTGTCTGGTGCTGTTGATTAATCTGTTGCAGAAGCTAAAG GAAGCTAAGGAGCAGCACAGGAATACTAAGCTAGTAAATGCTCTTCTACAGTTGCACAGAGAAGTGAG TCCAAAGTTAGCTGCCTGTGCAGCAGATGTATCATATCCTTACCCCAGTTTTGCACTTGGGTTTCAAGCTGCTTGCGATCTTCTAGTTTCTGCATTAGCCTGTTGGCCAGTTTATGGTTGGACCCCTGGCCTTTTTCATTTCCTCCTAGATAGTCTTCATGCAACTTCGGTATTGGCGTTGGGTCCCAAGGAAATCTGTAGTCTGCTTTGCATATTG AATGACTTATTCGCAGAGGAAGGGGTGTGGCTTTGGGAAAATGGAACACCCACATTGAGTGTCCTGAGAACCTTGGCTCTGAGGACATTATTAGGGCCTAAGAAGGAGAAAGAGATTAATTGGTTCTTGCAGATTGGACTACGGGAGAAACTGCTTGGCCAGTTGAAACCACACTTGGGCAAAATTGCGCAGATTATCCTATGTTGCTCCACCAGT ACATTGGTGGTCATCCAAGACATGCTGCGAGTGTTCATTATTCGCATTGCATGTATATGCGGTGAAAATGCTTCACTACTTCTACGGCCAATGGTATTGTGGATTGGCGATCATCTTTCTGAAAAATTGTCATTGTCAGATTTGGATGCTTACAAG GTCCAGCGACTGCTCTCCTTTCTGTCTCTACTATTAGAGCACCCACACGGAAAG CGGTTATTCTTGAAGGAGGGTGGCCTTCAGATGCTAATCAAGGTTCTAGAAATGTGTCTAGCTGTTGCTAGTTCGGATGCAAAACAGGTTGCTCTGAAAGGGTTTTCACTCATTAGTTGGTGTGTGCCTGTATTCAATTCCATTCCACTACTTAGTGAGTGTAAAGCTTCTCTGCAAACCCCGGGAATAGTTGAGAG ACACGTCCCTGAAGATATGACTGCTGAAGAAAATTGCTTGCTTTTGTCTTTGCTCCTTAAATTTTGCAAG GTCCTACCTGCCGGAAAAGAATTGCTTTCATGCCTGTTAGCATTAAGATTACTTTGGTCATCTGCCAAAGGAAAAGATGCTCTGCTTTCGCTTTGTCTGCATGTTCAGTCCTCTAGCATTGAGGAGCAGGAGTTGGAGAAACAATTTGAAAATGGTCTAAGCCATGATTTCACTCGTGACTGGAAAAAGCATCCTCCATTGCTATTTTGCTGGGAAACTCTGTTAAAGACACCTGCTTCAAAGGATGATCTACCAACTTATACTGTTCAAGGCATTGGGATATTATCTTCGGCAGCATTGTCTTTCTGCATGGACAGGGAAAG TATGAACATGGAGAGAGTTGCTGCAATCAAGTACCTCTTCGGGTTTGAAAATGACAACGTTGCCATGGACGGGCTTGTTGAAGAGAGCATTGAATCTGTAGAGGAACTTGTTAATTTGTTGAAATCAAGTGACAGTTCCTTCTTGCCTGTATTGGACAAGATTTCTTTGGACCAG ATCAAGGAGTCAGCAAGATCATTAATGCTTCTTCTGCACAAACCTACTGGCACAGTTAAGGCAGATGATATAATGAGCAATATTCATTTTCCTTCAGCAACTGGTACCCCATATTCCTCAAAGATACACACCATCGTAGACGGTGGTACTGAAAGGATTGaagattatgatttaaatgaaTTTGGAGACAAGTTTTCATGGGAGTGCCCTGAAAATTTGCGTGATAGTTTGACACAGACAAGTCTTACTAGCAAAAGGAAGATCTCCTCAATGGATGGGCCAAATAGACGCGCCAGGGGAGATAGTGCCTCAGCTGAGAATGCCATACCGGGTGCATTCTCACGGGGTTCTGTACCTACCATTGTCCCTTCAGGTCCTACTCGTAGGGACACTTTCCGCCAGCGCAAGCCAAACACGAGCAGGCCTCCTTCTATGCATGTGGATGACTATGTTGCAAGGGAAAGAACTGCTGATGGATCTAATAATCCTAATGTAATAGCAGTCCCACGAATAGGATCTACTAGTGGGAGACCACCGTCTATTCACGTGGATGAATTCATGGCTCGGCAAAGAGAACGCCAAAATCCTCCAGGGATCATGGTTACTGATTCAGCTGCTGCACAAGAGAAAGCAGCAATACCTGAAAACAAAACAGATGCGGAGAAGTCAAGTAAATCTCGTCCCCTGAAGTCTGATCCCGATGATGATCTCCAGGGAATAGATATTGTATTTGATGCAGAGGAATCTGAACCTGACGATAAACTGCCTTTTCCTCAGCCGGATGATAATCTACACCAGCCTGCATCTGTAGTTGTTGAACAAAACTCTCCTCGGTCAATCGTTGAAGAGACAGAAAGTGAGTTGAATGGAACTAGCCAGTTCTCCCAGCTGGGTACACCTGTGGCCTCAAATGCTGATGAAAATGCTCAAAGTGAATTTTCTTCTAGGATGTCGGTTTCTCGTCCTGAGCTGCCGTTGGCTCGAGAACCTAGTATATCTTCAGATAGGAAATTCAATGATCAGTACGAGAACATGAAAAATTTCCCTCCTAAAACCTCTGCTGTGTTTGCTTCGCTTGCAGCAGCAGTTAGTTCTGGTGTAGGTGTTTCTTCATTTACAAAGGCTTCTCCATCATCTGTACAGGCAGCTGTTGATTCTCGAATGCCACCTAACTTCTATTCTAGACCTACTGGTCAGCAAAGTGGAGTTACTCCTCCAAACGTTGGGTCCCAGGGATATTTTGACCCGAAAATGCAGCCACCATTACCACCAACTCCGCCTCCTGCAACAATGTCATCCTTGCTGTCGCAAAGTGCAGATCGTATTGTAAGCCAATCTTCTCCATTTGTTAGCTCTATGATAGATGTCCAGCCTCATTTACCACCTGGCTTCCAT GTTCAAGCTGAGTACTTATCAGCTGGTGCTTCAGCCCCTGTGACCTCCAGTCCTTTGCCAGATACGAAGTTTGGTCGGACATCACTTTCTTCACCTGGAGGATCTGTTAGGCCTCTTCCACCACTTCCTCCAACGCCGCCCCCATATACAATTAGCCTTTCTAATTTATCATCATTAAAAAATCCAACTTCCCAGACTCCAATTTATAATCAAAGTGTTGGAACTAATGAACTTCAGCAGATCTCCCTTGCATATTCAAGTGATGTTCGACCAGGTAACATTTCAGCATCTGGTCCCATTCTAACAACTTATCCTCCACCTCCATTAGCACCACCCTTGCTATTCAATAGGCATGGATCAGTGCCTGTTAGTTTTTATGGAAGTAGCTCAGCTCCATATCACAATGAAAAGCTCCCTAGTATCTCACAGCATCTTCCTGCCATTCACTCTATACCATCTGTCACCCAGCTGCAGCCACTCCAGCCCCCTCAACTTCCTCGTCCTCCACAGCATCTTAGGCCACTTGTTCCAGCTTCACCCCAGTCAGAGCAAAGTGTTCCTTTGCTTCAAAGCCCCTTGCAAATGCAAATGCAGTCACCACAGATGTTGCATCAACCTCAAGTTTCTCCAGCTCATGTGTACTACCAGACCCAACAGCAGGAGATTGTGTCACATTCGTTACAACAGCAACAAATAGAACATTCTCTCTCTCAAGTACCGCAGCAGCAAGGCAATGTTGTCACCCAGCAACAAGATTCTGGGATGTCATTACAAGATTTTTTTAGATCTCCAGAAGCTATTCAG TCTCTCTTGAGTGACCGTGACAAACTCTGCCAGCTATTAGAACAACATCCAAAGTTGATGCAGATGCTTCAG GAGAGGTTGGGCCATCTCTAA